TTTCTTCCCGCTGGCTCCGCACCAGGAGTGGTTGATCGGGCACATCGAGGCGCATCCGGAGTTCATCCTGCCGGAGTACCGGCGCAACGAGGTGCTGGGATTTCTGCGGAGCGAGCGGCTGGCGGATCTGTGCATTTCGCGGCCGAAGGCGCGGTTGAGCTGGGGGATTCCGCTGCCGTTCGATCCGGACTATGTGACCTACGTGTGGTTCGACGCGTTGACCAATTACGTGACCGTGCCGGCGGTGCTGGGCGATGGGGGGGTGGCGGGGCGGCTGGGGATGGACGTGGCGGAGGGCGGGCCGCGGTTGTGGCCGGCGGTGCACCTGATCGGGAAGGACATTCTGAAATTCCACGCGGTGTACTGGCCCATCATGTTGCGGGCGGCGGGGCTGGAGGTGCCGCGGCAGATCCTGGCGCATGGGTGGTGGCAGAAGAACGGCGAGAAGCTGAGCAAGACGACGGGGAACGTGGTGGATCCGGTGGCCACGGTGCGCGAGTGGGGGATCGACGCGTTCCGGTACTATGTCATCCGGGAACTGGACATTGGACCGGACGGCAACTGGACGGACGGGGGATTTGCGATGCGGTACCAGGCGGAACTGGCGAACGGGCTGGGGAATCTGGTGAACCGGTCGTTGCGGATGCTGCACAGTTACCGGGGGGGACGGGTGCCGGCGCGGTCGGAGGATCTGGCCGGGGAGGCGGGGCGGGTGACGGAGCGCGTGGGAAAGGCGTATCGGGAGTTCCGGTTGCAGGGGGCGCTGGTGGCGGCGTGGGAGCTGGTGAACCGGGCCAACAAGTTTGTGGAGGAGACGGCTCCGTTCCGGCTGGCCAAGGATCCGGCGCAGGG
The sequence above is a segment of the Verrucomicrobiia bacterium genome. Coding sequences within it:
- the metG gene encoding methionine--tRNA ligase → MSDRFYITTAIDYVNGQPHLGHAYEKVVADVIARSRRSMGETVFFLTGLDEHGQKVQQAAAAEGKDPQRYCDDLAPLWRELATRLELTNDDFIRTTEERHRRVVAAILGKLHGEGQFREDVYEGWYSTREETFLTEKDRLPDGTFPAQYGEVTALRERNYFFPLAPHQEWLIGHIEAHPEFILPEYRRNEVLGFLRSERLADLCISRPKARLSWGIPLPFDPDYVTYVWFDALTNYVTVPAVLGDGGVAGRLGMDVAEGGPRLWPAVHLIGKDILKFHAVYWPIMLRAAGLEVPRQILAHGWWQKNGEKLSKTTGNVVDPVATVREWGIDAFRYYVIRELDIGPDGNWTDGGFAMRYQAELANGLGNLVNRSLRMLHSYRGGRVPARSEDLAGEAGRVTERVGKAYREFRLQGALVAAWELVNRANKFVEETAPFRLAKDPAQGARLDQVLYSLIETCRVLAVLLWPVIPNAAGRIYRQLNCEGAPDRWEAVGWGGLGEGHQAGGAEPLFPRREDRQPLLS